The Streptomyces pratensis genomic interval TACCTCCTTGACGAACAGCGCCGCCAAGAGGGCCACCACCGCGACCGAGCCGCCCACCAGGAAGGCGAGGTGCGTCCCCGAGGCCACGGCGTACTCGTAAGCCTCCCGCACGGCGTCGGGCAGCTTCGCCAGGCTCGGCGCGTCCAGCTGTGCGGACGCCTCCGTCGCCCCGCCGCCCCCGCGCGCCGCCATCTCGTCCTGCACCCGTCCGGTGAACAGCGCGCCCATGATCGCGACTCCGAACGAGCTGCCGAGCGTACGGAAGAGGGTCGTCGCCGACGAGGCGACGCCCATGTCCTTGAGTTCGACGCTGTTCTGCGCGACGAGCATCGTGATCTGCATCAGGAAGCCCATGCCCGCCCCCAGCACCGCCATGTAGACGCCGGAGGTGAAGCGTGTGGTGCCGGTGTCCATCGTGGCGAGGAGGAACAGGCCCGTGACCATCAGGACGCTGCCCAGGATCGGGAAGACCTTGTATTTGCCGGTGCTCGTGGTGATCCGGCCCGCCACCAGCGAGACGATCATCATCGACAGGAGCATCGGCAGGAGCAGCAGCCCGGAGTTGGTCGCCGACGCGCCCTGGACGGACTGCTGGTACAGCGGGAGGAAGAGCACCGCTCCGAACATCACGAAGCCGGCCATGAAGCCGACCACCGACATCAGGGTGAAGTTGCGGTTGCGGAAGATGTGCAGCGGCATGATCGGTTCTGCGGCCTTCGTCTCGACGAAGAGGAAACCGACGAGGGAGGCCACCCCGAGCGCGATGAGCTCCATGATCACGGCCGAGGTCCACGCGTACTCCGTGCCGCCCCAGGTGGTGACCAGCACGATCGCGGTGATGCCCACGGTGAGGAGCGCCGCGCCCAGGTAGTCGACCTTGGCCTTCGACCGCTCCTTGCCGGGCAGGTGCAGCACGGCGGTGACCATGGCCAGCGCGACGGCGCCCAGCGGGAGGTTGATGTAGAAGCTCCAGCGCCAGCCGAGGTGGTCGGTGATCGCGCCGCCGACCAGCGGTCCGCCGATCATCGCCACCGCCATCACGCCGGCCATCATGCCCTGGTACTTGCCGCGCTCCCGGGGAGGCACGAGGTCGCCGAGGATCGCCATCACGCCGACCATCAGCCCGCCCGCGCCGAGACCCTGGACCGCCCGGAACCCGATCAGCTGGTTCATGTCCTGAGCCATTCCGCTCAGCACCGAACCGATCAGGAAGATCACGATGGACGTGAGGAAGATGCCCTTGCGTCCGTACAGGTCGCCGAGCTTGCCCCAGATGGGGGTGGAGGCCGCGGTGGCCAGGGTGTATGCCGTCACGACCCAGGACAGATGTTCCATGCCTCCGAGATCACCGACGATCGTCGGCATCGCGGTGCCGACGATGAGGTTGTCGAGCATGGCCAGCAGCATCGTGATCATCAGTGCGAGGACCACCACCCTGATGCTGCGTACCCGCGGTCCGGCCGGTGCGGCCTCCGCCTTCTTCAGTTCCGCCATGCCGTGCTCCCCGATCCCCTGATGTGCCCGGTCCGCCGCCGCCCGGCACTTACTTGCCGCCCGGCTAGTTGACTACACTGAGGAAAGTAGACCCGTAACTAGCCGGGCGTCAAGTAAGTTCTTGGGAGAGTCGCATGGGCAGCACGCCGCAGCCGCGCAGGGGCAACACCCGCCAGCGCATTCAGGACGTCGCCCTGAAGCTCTTCGCCGAACAGGGCTACGAGAAGACGTCGCTCCGCGAGATCGCCGAGCAGCTACAGGTCACCAAGGCGGCGTTGTACTACCACTTCAAGACCAAGGAAGACATCCTCATCAGCATCTTCGAGGACCTGAACCGGCCCGTCGAAGCCCTCCTGGAGTGGGGCAAGGACCAGCCGCGGACCCTGGAGACGAAGAAGGAGATCCTGGTCCGCTACAGCGAGGCGCTCAAGGCCGCCGAGCCGCTCTTCGTCTTCATGCAGGAGAACCAGGCGACGGTTCGCGACCTGAGCATCGGCCACACCATCAAGCACCGGGTCATCGCCCTGGTCGACCTGATCAAGGATCCGGACGCCCCGCTCACCGACCAGGTGCGGTGCTTCAGCGCACTCTTCACCATGCACGCCGGAATGATGGCCCTCAGAGACGCCGAAGGCGACCCCGAGGAGAAGCGCAAGGCTGCTCTCGAGGTCGCCATCGAGCTGGTGACCAAGGCCCACGACCCGGGGCCCGCCGCTTAGCGGCTACGGGCTATCCCGTCAGATGTGGACGTGCTCGGCCTTCAGGAAGGAGACCGGGTTGATCGCCGAGCCGTAGTTCGGGGTGGTGCGGATCTCGAAGTGGAGGTGCGGGCCGCTGGAGTTTCCGGTGTTGCCGGAAAGGGCGATCTTCTCGCCCGTCTTCACGCGGTCGCCGATCTTCACTCCGATCTTGGACAGGTGCGCGTACTGCGAGTACTTGCCGTTGGCGTGCTTGATCACGATGGCGTTGCCGTACGCGGGACCGTCGCCGCCACCGTTCGGGCCGGCCTTGACGACGCGGCCGGAGTGCGCGGCCTCGACCTTGGTGCCGATCGGCACCGCGAAGTCCTGGCCGGAGTGCTTGCTGGCCCAGCGGTCGCCACCGGTGCCGTAGGTGGCACTCAGCACGTACTTGTTGACCGGGGCCTCCCAGGAGGCGGCCTTCTTCTTCGCCGCAGCCTTCTTCTTGGCCGCGGCCTTCTTCTTGGCGTCGGCCTTCTCGGCCTTGTCGGCCTTGGCCTTGGCGGCGGCCTTGCTCTGGGCGGTCGCCTGCTGGCTGACGGAGTCGGCAGTGGTGGCCGCGCCCGCCAGGGCCGCGGCGTCCGTCGTGCCGGACGCGAACGCCGCGCCCGCACCGAACACCATCGACGCACCCAGGCCGGCGGCCACGACGGCGCCACTGACGCGGGACATGGACGGGCGGCGGGAGTGCTGGAACGTAACGCGCTTCGACATGCGGGGGAACCTCCGGGGTGACTGGACCCAGTGCTCGACCGGGCTTGCTCCACCTTGGTAACCCGCACCCCCAGTAACACTCAAACACCCCATCTACGATCAAAAGCCGTAGCGGAGGGGGTGGGAATTGAATGACGACCACCGCTCCGACACCAGATGTCGAGCTTCCGGACATTTTTCATGAAGCGGGTTTAATCGCAGCTCCGGGGCCACCCATGCAGGACACCGCCCAGCAATCCAGGCATATCCCCCCAAACGCCGAAAGCCTCCTCCGGGGCGGGCCCAAAGTCCTTCGGCGCAGCACCACAAGTTCTCCTAGCGTGCCTAGTAGGCCTCCGAGGGCCTGTGCGCCTTGTCACCGCCGGTGGGTACGAAGCCTTGTCCGTTTCGGGACCTTCGGCCCGGGGGGTCGGCGGGGCCTGCGAACAGTTGCCCAGCACCCCGGCGCGTCCAGCCGGCGGCGAATGCGCCGGGCGCCTCGACGGCGACGAGCAGGCCGATGCCGTGAAGCCCTTGGTGTCGGCCCGCGACCGGCTCGCCGGAGCGGCCGCCCTTGCCGTCGGCCGCAACCAGATGGAGTTCGTCCCCGGACCCCGCAGGGAGGACGAGGCGGGCGACAGGGCGCAGGCCCGGTCCGTCGAGGAGAGCGCCGACGCCTCCCGGTCCAGCGGCCGCTCATGCACAAGGCCGGCACACCCCGACCGCACGCACCGCCCTGAGCGCGCACCCCACCCCACACACCCCTGACCGCACGCGCCACCGTGGCAGGAGAGGCACGGGGAAACTGGGACCAGGAAGGGGGGAGGCACCCCGTGATCCGGCGACACGGCAGTGGCCCGGCAGGCCGTGAGAGCTGGGCCGCCGCCAGGCGCAGCCCTTCGAAACGCCCGGGCCCGGGCATGCCCCGCTCGGGCCGGTGGGCGGACGTGGGCGGCGCGCGGAGCGGGTCAGGGGGCACCCAGGCGCTGCGACAACCGGGCGTGTGCCCGTTTCGGTGCCTGTTTCCGGCACTCGGGGGCGCCTCACCCAGCCGTCGACAACCAGGAGCGCACGGCGGACTCCAGCACGGAGCGAGATCCTGACAACCCGGCTCCTGAGGGGTTGCGGTTGCCGCTGCGGCAGCTTCTACCGTCCTGAACAGGGCCGGAAAGACCGGCCCGGTGACGCGATCGTGAAGGAGACGGCAATGGACTGGCCGATTGCGGAGGTCGCACGGATGTCGGGCGTGACCGCCCGGACCCTGCGGCACTACGACGAGATCGGTCTGCTGCCACCGGCCAGGACCGGGGCCAACGGGCACCGCTACTACGAGGAGCACCAGCTGCTGCTGCTCCAGCAGATTCTCGTACTGCGGGCGCTGGGCGTAGGACTGCCGGAGATCGGCAGGGTCCTGGCCGAGCAGATCGACGAGGTGGACGCCCTGCGCGGCCACCACCGACGGCTGCTCGCCGAGCGTGACCGGCTCGAAGCCCTGGCCGGAACCGTCTCCCGCACGATCGCCGAATTGGAGCAGTCCAGGAAGGACGGCACATCCATGACCGCCATCAACCGGCCGGAGAACCTCTTCGAGGGCGTCCAGCCCTCCCAGTACGGAGAGAGCCTGCGTGATTTCCCCGAGCACGCCAGGAAAGTCGCCGACAAGGTGGCCACGATGACCCCGCAGGACATCGAGGCCGGACAGCGCGAGCGCACCACACAGATGATCCTGCTGGCCGACCTGATGGCCGCCGGCCACCCGGCCGACGCCACGCCCGTACAGGCCCAGATCGACGCCCGGTACCAGGCCCTGACCGAACTGCGAACCGTGTCCGCCGAGGAGTACCGCGACATCGGCCGCTCCTGCGTGGACAACGGCGCCTGGCGCGCGGCGTACGAGGCCATCGCGCCCGGCCTGGCCGCGTACCAGCGGGACGCCATCGAGGCGTACGTCGCCACCAGGCTGAGCTGAACCAGCCCTCATCGCGCGGCAACGCCCGCGAAGTGGCCCGCGATCCACCGATCCACCGATCCACCGGAAAGGAGAAAGGGGCTGCCCCGGACCGTGACCGGTCCGGGGCAGCCCCTTTCAACGCTCAGGCGCCGCGCGCCCTACGCTTCCTTCGTCAGGTTCGGGCCGCCGCCCGCTGCCTGCTCGACCGGAGGAACGTCCGGCAGAGCCGACTTCTCCTCGCCGCGGAACGAGAACTTCTTCTCGTCCCCCTCGCCCTCGGTGCCCACGACCACGATGTGACCGGGACGCAGCTCGCCGAAGAGGATCTTCTCGGACAGGATGTCCTCGATCTCGCGCTGGATCGTCCGGCGCAGTGGCCGGGCTCCCATCACGGGGTCGTAACCCTTCTTCGCCAGGAGCGACTTGGCCTCGGCGCTGAGCTCGATGCCCATGTCGCGGTCCTTGAGACGCTCATCCACCTTGGCGACCATCAGGTCGACGATCTGGATGATGTCTTCCTCGGTGAGCTGGTGGAAGACGACCGTGTCGTCGACACGGTTGAGGAACTCGGGCCGGAAGTGCTGCTTGAGCTCTTCGTTGACCTTGACCTTCATCCGCTCGTAGTTCGTCTTCACGTCGCCCTGGGCGGCGAAGCCCAGGTTGAAGCCCTTCGAGATGTCCCTGGTCCCGAGGTTGGTCGTCATGATGATGACCGTGTTCTTGAAGTCCACGACCCGGCCCTGGGAGTCGGTCAGACGACCGTCTTCCAGAATCTGGAGCAGGGAATTGAAGATATCGGGGTGGGCCTTCTCGACCTCGTCGAAGAGGACGACGGAGAACGGCTTGCGGCGCACCTTCTCGGTGAGCTGGCCGCCCTCTTCGTAGCCCACGTAACCGGGGGGCGAACCGAAGAGACGGGAAACCGTGTGCTTCTCGCTGAACTCCGACATGTCGAGGGAGATCAGCGCGTCCTCGTCGCCGAAGAGGAATTCGGCGAGCGTCTTGGAGAGCTCCGTCTTACCGACGCCGGACGGGCCGGCGAAGATGAACGAGCCACCGGGGCGCTTCGGGTCCTTCAGACCGGCTCGCGTACGGCGGATCGCCTGCGAGAGGGCCTTGATGGCGTCCTTCTGGCCGATGACGCGCTTGTGGAGCTCGTCCTCCATGCGCAGCAGACGTGAGGACTCCTCCTCGGTCAGCTTGAAGACCGGGATGCCGGTGGCCGTCGCCAGGACCTCGGCGATGAGCTCGCCGTCGACCTCGGCGAC includes:
- a CDS encoding MDR family MFS transporter, with protein sequence MAELKKAEAAPAGPRVRSIRVVVLALMITMLLAMLDNLIVGTAMPTIVGDLGGMEHLSWVVTAYTLATAASTPIWGKLGDLYGRKGIFLTSIVIFLIGSVLSGMAQDMNQLIGFRAVQGLGAGGLMVGVMAILGDLVPPRERGKYQGMMAGVMAVAMIGGPLVGGAITDHLGWRWSFYINLPLGAVALAMVTAVLHLPGKERSKAKVDYLGAALLTVGITAIVLVTTWGGTEYAWTSAVIMELIALGVASLVGFLFVETKAAEPIMPLHIFRNRNFTLMSVVGFMAGFVMFGAVLFLPLYQQSVQGASATNSGLLLLPMLLSMMIVSLVAGRITTSTGKYKVFPILGSVLMVTGLFLLATMDTGTTRFTSGVYMAVLGAGMGFLMQITMLVAQNSVELKDMGVASSATTLFRTLGSSFGVAIMGALFTGRVQDEMAARGGGGATEASAQLDAPSLAKLPDAVREAYEYAVASGTHLAFLVGGSVAVVALLAALFVKEVPLRGTVKPEASDSGGDGTGPGRPGAAKEAQTV
- a CDS encoding TetR/AcrR family transcriptional regulator: MGSTPQPRRGNTRQRIQDVALKLFAEQGYEKTSLREIAEQLQVTKAALYYHFKTKEDILISIFEDLNRPVEALLEWGKDQPRTLETKKEILVRYSEALKAAEPLFVFMQENQATVRDLSIGHTIKHRVIALVDLIKDPDAPLTDQVRCFSALFTMHAGMMALRDAEGDPEEKRKAALEVAIELVTKAHDPGPAA
- a CDS encoding M23 family metallopeptidase, whose amino-acid sequence is MSKRVTFQHSRRPSMSRVSGAVVAAGLGASMVFGAGAAFASGTTDAAALAGAATTADSVSQQATAQSKAAAKAKADKAEKADAKKKAAAKKKAAAKKKAASWEAPVNKYVLSATYGTGGDRWASKHSGQDFAVPIGTKVEAAHSGRVVKAGPNGGGDGPAYGNAIVIKHANGKYSQYAHLSKIGVKIGDRVKTGEKIALSGNTGNSSGPHLHFEIRTTPNYGSAINPVSFLKAEHVHI
- a CDS encoding MerR family transcriptional regulator, which encodes MDWPIAEVARMSGVTARTLRHYDEIGLLPPARTGANGHRYYEEHQLLLLQQILVLRALGVGLPEIGRVLAEQIDEVDALRGHHRRLLAERDRLEALAGTVSRTIAELEQSRKDGTSMTAINRPENLFEGVQPSQYGESLRDFPEHARKVADKVATMTPQDIEAGQRERTTQMILLADLMAAGHPADATPVQAQIDARYQALTELRTVSAEEYRDIGRSCVDNGAWRAAYEAIAPGLAAYQRDAIEAYVATRLS